A stretch of Bombina bombina isolate aBomBom1 chromosome 2, aBomBom1.pri, whole genome shotgun sequence DNA encodes these proteins:
- the PGAM5 gene encoding serine/threonine-protein phosphatase PGAM5, mitochondrial isoform X1, whose translation MYLRRVLLAGGSAAAGALLAAVAVGKRSGDSNSANGSQAAATAARWDHNWDRREPLSLVNLHKVTKANEETGEEELQLHVNKRKARATRHIFLIRHSQYNLDGKTDSERVLTSLGREQAEFTGKRLASLGLKYNKIIHSSMTRAAETTNIISKHLPGVEQTSCDLLREGAPIRPEPPVSHWKPDVVQYYEDGARIEAAFRQLIHRADPKQEEDSYEIVICHANVIRYIVCRALQFPPEGWLRMSLNNGSISHLVIRPNGNVSLRALGDSGFMPPEKVTRT comes from the exons ATGTATCTTCGCAGAGTTCTTCTAGCCGGGGGTTCTGCAGCTGCCGGGGCTCTTCTGGCAGCTGTAGCGGTAGGGAAAAGAAGTGGAGACTCAAACTCTGCTAACGGCTCCCAGGCTGCGGCGACGGCAGCGCGATGGGACCATAACTGGGACCG TCGAGAGCCACTCTCACTTGTCAACCTACACAAAGTGACTAAAGCAAATGAAGAGACTGGGGAGGAGGAGCTACAGCTGCACGTGAACAAGCGCAAAGCAAGGGCCACTCGACACATCTTTCTCATTCGACACTCCCAGTATAACTTGGATGGCAAAACAGACTCCGAAAGAGTACTTACCTCACTTG GCCGAGAGCAAGCAGAGTTTACAGGAAAGCGGCTGGCAAGTTTAGGACTAAAATATAACAAGATcattcactcctccatgacaagaGCTGCTGAGACAACAAATATCATTAGCAAACACCTTCCAG GTGTAGAACAAACAAGTTGTGATTTGCTAAGGGAAGGAGCCCCTATCCGACCAGAGCCCCCTGTATCTCACTGGAAACCAGATGTAGTG CAGTATTATGAAGATGGCGCTCGAATCGAGGCTGCTTTCAGGCAATTAATTCATCGTGCTGACCCCAAACAGGAAGAGGACAGCTATGAGATTGTAATCTGTCACGCCAATGTCATTCGTTATATTGTATGCAG AGCACTGCAGTTCCCCCCTGAAGGTTGGCTCCGCATGTCTCTTAACAACGGCAGCATCAGTCACTTGGTTATCCGTCCAAATGGAAATGTTTCCTTAAGGGCACTTGGGGACTCCGGATTTATGCCTCCAGAGAAAGTTACCCGGACTTGA
- the PGAM5 gene encoding serine/threonine-protein phosphatase PGAM5, mitochondrial isoform X2 yields MYLRRVLLAGGSAAAGALLAAVAVGKRSGDSNSANGSQAAATAARWDHNWDRREPLSLVNLHKVTKANEETGEEELQLHVNKRKARATRHIFLIRHSQYNLDGKTDSERVLTSLGREQAEFTGKRLASLGLKYNKIIHSSMTRAAETTNIISKHLPGVEQTSCDLLREGAPIRPEPPVSHWKPDVVYYEDGARIEAAFRQLIHRADPKQEEDSYEIVICHANVIRYIVCRALQFPPEGWLRMSLNNGSISHLVIRPNGNVSLRALGDSGFMPPEKVTRT; encoded by the exons ATGTATCTTCGCAGAGTTCTTCTAGCCGGGGGTTCTGCAGCTGCCGGGGCTCTTCTGGCAGCTGTAGCGGTAGGGAAAAGAAGTGGAGACTCAAACTCTGCTAACGGCTCCCAGGCTGCGGCGACGGCAGCGCGATGGGACCATAACTGGGACCG TCGAGAGCCACTCTCACTTGTCAACCTACACAAAGTGACTAAAGCAAATGAAGAGACTGGGGAGGAGGAGCTACAGCTGCACGTGAACAAGCGCAAAGCAAGGGCCACTCGACACATCTTTCTCATTCGACACTCCCAGTATAACTTGGATGGCAAAACAGACTCCGAAAGAGTACTTACCTCACTTG GCCGAGAGCAAGCAGAGTTTACAGGAAAGCGGCTGGCAAGTTTAGGACTAAAATATAACAAGATcattcactcctccatgacaagaGCTGCTGAGACAACAAATATCATTAGCAAACACCTTCCAG GTGTAGAACAAACAAGTTGTGATTTGCTAAGGGAAGGAGCCCCTATCCGACCAGAGCCCCCTGTATCTCACTGGAAACCAGATGTAGTG TATTATGAAGATGGCGCTCGAATCGAGGCTGCTTTCAGGCAATTAATTCATCGTGCTGACCCCAAACAGGAAGAGGACAGCTATGAGATTGTAATCTGTCACGCCAATGTCATTCGTTATATTGTATGCAG AGCACTGCAGTTCCCCCCTGAAGGTTGGCTCCGCATGTCTCTTAACAACGGCAGCATCAGTCACTTGGTTATCCGTCCAAATGGAAATGTTTCCTTAAGGGCACTTGGGGACTCCGGATTTATGCCTCCAGAGAAAGTTACCCGGACTTGA